A window of Tatumella citrea genomic DNA:
TTCTTTACGGGCCCCGTTGCCGGTCGCCGGTGACAGTTATCAGTGGTACCGGAGTAACGGTAGTGAACAGCAGGAAGTGGACGATGTTGCGCAAAGTGATGATGAAGTTGTCAAAACAATCACTACTCTCCAGCATCAGTACCATATTTCGGCCAGCCATACTTATCTGGGGGGATTTAGCCAGGGGGCCGTCATGACCTATGCGGTTGCTTTGACTCACCCTCAGTTATTTCATGGTGTTGCGGTGTTCAGCGGACGTCTGCCTGCCGGTTTTGATCCGTCGGCAGTTCCGCTGGCGGCGGCGAAACAGTTGCAGGTGTTTGTGGGTCATGGTGAAGCCGACCAACGAATTCCGTTGAAAAAAGCCCAACAGGCAGTAAAACAATTAACGGCATTTACCCCGTCTGTCACGTTTAAAACTTATCCTGGTATGGGACACACCATCAGTCTGGACGAAATCCGCGATTTCAGACAGTGGCTATTCCATGAAGAAACGCCCTGATGCTCCCACCGGAGCTGAAACATTTTGTCCGCTGCATAGCAATATCAGCGGGGGAATGTTGAATATTTTTTATTGAAAATTAAAGAATTAACGGCTTCTCCCTGCCTGGTGGTTATGTCATTATAAGAAAAACTTACATTTTGAAATGACTCCGGGAGTTCAGGTGAACAAATTTATAAAGTTGCTGTTTCCGGCATTACTCATCCTGAGTGGCTGTCTGCTTGCAGGATGTGATAAATCGTCTGAAGACAGTCACCATATTAAAGTGGGTGTTATTAACGGCGCGGAACAGGATGTGGCTGAAGTTGCTAAACAGGTTGCGTTGAAAAAATACGGTCTGCACGTTGAACTGGTAGGGTTTAGTGGTTCGCTACTGCCTAATGAACCGACAGCTCATAAAGAGTTGGATGCCAATGTATTCCAGCACAGGCCTTTCCTTGAACAGGATAACAAGGCGAGAGGTTACCACCTGGTCGCAGTCGCGAATACCTTTGTATTTCCGATGGCCGGCTATTCACGCAAAATTCATCAGGTCAGTGAATTAAAAAACGGTGACACCATCGCCATACCTAACGATCCGACCAACCTGGGCAGAGCACTGTTGTTGCTGCAAAAAGAAAAACTGGTCACCTTACGGGAAGGAACCGGGTTATTACCAACTTTGCCTGATATTACCAGTAATCCACTGAACCTGAATATTATCGCAATGGAAGGGGCTCAACTGCCAAGGGTGCTTGATGATCCGAAGGTCACTGTGGCAATTATCAGTACGACCTATATCCAACAAACCGGGTTATCACCGACCCGTGACGGTATCTTTATTGAAGATAAAAACTCACCTTATGTGAATATTATTGTTACCCGTGAAGATAATAAAGATGCTGAGAATGTGAAGACATTTATCAAAGCTTACCAGTCGCCGGAAGTAGCTGCTGCTGCGGATGTTATCTTCAATGGCGGTGCGATTAAAAGCTGGTAGTCTCCTAAACGTTGATATCATAGGGCGCCGTCAGTGGCCCTGTGCTGTCTGACAAAGCCAGAAAAGGTCTATCATGAGTACAGACATTACATTTTACCGGCATTTTGCCCCGGATATTTTAGCAGGCAAAAAGACGATTACACTGCGGGATGAGAAAGAATCGGGATTCCGGCAGGGTCAACGCCTCCGGGCAGGTTATGAGGATAACGGGGAATATTTTGCCACACTGGAAGTATTGAGTGTCACACCGGTTCGCCAGTCTGAGTTGACGACTGAACATGCCCGCCAGGAAAATATGACAGAACAGCAACTCCGCCAGGTGATTGCAAAAATTTATCCGGGCGTCGAACAACTGTATACCATTCACTTCCGTGTCTGCTGAGTCTGTAACTGACTTTTTTCCGGCGGGTCATGCAAACAGCACCTCTGGCATTACTGCTTAACTTTCAAAAGAGTATGCAGGCTGCGGCTGTTTCTCAGGCAGTTGTGAAGAATTAAGCAACCGGCTGAATGACAGCTCTGCAGCGGTCACAGCATTCAGAAACTCTGCCGGAGACAAAGGCTCTTTCTGTGCAGAGACATAGGCCAGTGCCAGTTCTTTACTGTTAAAACGGTTTAATGAAAACATAGTCACCTCTGTCGATAATGTATTTTTGAACTGGTTAAATCATAACCTTCCGCGCTTTAGGGTTAAATCCGTTACTGCATATCAATTTGATAGGCTGCATCTAAGATAGGTGATGTTTGTCACGCTTTTGAACAGGGCTAGCTGTCATTTCTGCACCGGGATACCTTTCTGTAACGAAGCTTGTTTCACAACCGGTGACCGCTGATAAGCATTCGCAGTATCAAACCAGGCCGCTATCATGGCATCGCTTTGTGGAATAGCAGCATAATTATTTTATGCTGTCGGTTATATTCCCGGTTATTTAAACGCTATATATTTTATTTTTACACCCGGTAAATGAGAACTGATTCATCCGGGCTGAATTATTATTTTCTAATTGCATGACGATTTTGCTTTAGTGCTGAAAAATAGCGAATTTTCGCAAAATATCTGAAATAAATCGTTGGAATTACTTATGCATAATCTATATCAATGCTCTATGCTGAATTTATGTCAGACTACTCAGGAATGATCATGGAGCAGACAGATTGTAAGCCGGAGCAGTTAGTATGAATAAGAAAATAATACTCACCGTGTTATTAATGATTGCGGTGGTTTCCCTGGCCGTTTTTTTCAGGGCGCAGAATCAGGGGTTGTTATTACAGGGGGAAGTTGATGCACCTGAAGTTATTGTCGCCTCTAAAGCGAAAGGACGGGTGGTCGAACGACTGGTAGAGCGTGGCGATGATGTAAAAGCAGGACAGGTACTGATGAAACTGGACGCACCTGAGCTGATTGCTCAGTTACGTGCAGCTGAAGCTGCACGCGACCAGGCAAAGGCTCAGCTGGATTTATCGCTGAATGGCACCCGCGAAGAGAGCCTCCGCAATCTGCGGGCCGAACTGGACTCTGCAACGGCTGATTATCAGAATGCCCGTGACGAATATGAGCGCCAGCAAAAAATAGCGGCCAGAGGTTATATTTCTGCACAGGATCTGGAGACTGCACGAACCAGTCGTAATACCGCTTTGCATGCCATGCAGAGTGCCCGCGCCAACCTGGATGAAGGCCTGAACGGAGACCGGCTGGAGCAGCGTGATATCTATGCCGCTCAGTTAGATGAAGCTGAACAGCAACTGCTGGAAGTGAAAGCCCAGACTGATGACTTGCTGGTAAGAGCTCCGGTTTCCGGGGAAGTGGGCCCGATACCCGCAGAAGTCGGTGAATTACTCACGGCCTCCAGCCCGTTACTGACGCTGGTCAGATTGCCGCAGGCTTATTTCGTATTCAACCTGCGGGAAGATATTCTTGCCCATGTCCGTAAGGGGGACACTGTCAGGTTAAGAGTTCCGGCGTTAAACAACAAAATGATCGAAGCGAAGGTGCACTACATTGCCCCATTGGGAGATTTCTCTACCAAAAGCGCGACCAGGGCTACCGGGGATTTTGACCTGAAAACCTTTGAGGTTCGTTTGTGGCCGGTGATGCCGGTAAAAGGATTACGACAGGGAATGAGTGCATTATGGCAGTGGCAACACTAAAACGCAGCTGGCGCTGTTTCAGCCGTGCATTCAGTAAGGAAATACGGGTTGATTTTCGTAAGCCGGTTATTCACTGGCTGACCTGGTGTTTCCCGTTATTATTGTTCTGGCTCTTAAGCAGCAACTTTTCGGCAGGAACATTGCTGCATCTGCCAGTAGCGGTAGTTGATAACGATCACAGCGAACTATCCAGGGAGTTGATTCGCAAACTGGATGCCGGCCCTCATGCAAGGCTGACCGAATGGCCGGGAGGTTTACCGGAAGCTGAAGAAAAACTACGAACTGCAGAAGATTACGGCATTCTCTATATTCCGGTAAATTTTGAGTCCGATGCACTGGCTGGTCGCCAGCCTCAGGTAGTGTTTTATTACAATGCACTGTTCTATGCTGCCGGACTCTATTCAACCCAGGACTTTTCGGGGCTGATGACCGACATAAATACCCGTTACCGGACGATTATTGCCGGAAAAATTGGTAAGACAGTACCAACTCTGCCCCAGGTTTCCCTGACCTATCAAACCCTGTTTAATGCCAGTGGCAGTTACATTTATTACCAGCAGTTTGCTGCCACCATTCATCTGATGCAGTTGTTTGTGGTGACCTGCATGATCTATGTGCTTTCACGCA
This region includes:
- a CDS encoding HlyD family secretion protein, encoding MNKKIILTVLLMIAVVSLAVFFRAQNQGLLLQGEVDAPEVIVASKAKGRVVERLVERGDDVKAGQVLMKLDAPELIAQLRAAEAARDQAKAQLDLSLNGTREESLRNLRAELDSATADYQNARDEYERQQKIAARGYISAQDLETARTSRNTALHAMQSARANLDEGLNGDRLEQRDIYAAQLDEAEQQLLEVKAQTDDLLVRAPVSGEVGPIPAEVGELLTASSPLLTLVRLPQAYFVFNLREDILAHVRKGDTVRLRVPALNNKMIEAKVHYIAPLGDFSTKSATRATGDFDLKTFEVRLWPVMPVKGLRQGMSALWQWQH
- a CDS encoding ABC transporter permease, whose amino-acid sequence is MAVATLKRSWRCFSRAFSKEIRVDFRKPVIHWLTWCFPLLLFWLLSSNFSAGTLLHLPVAVVDNDHSELSRELIRKLDAGPHARLTEWPGGLPEAEEKLRTAEDYGILYIPVNFESDALAGRQPQVVFYYNALFYAAGLYSTQDFSGLMTDINTRYRTIIAGKIGKTVPTLPQVSLTYQTLFNASGSYIYYQQFAATIHLMQLFVVTCMIYVLSRSKPLIYSNSFTLSLLGKLAPYTLMYTTVLMAQIALLVWSSDARVVGNPVYMFFVAFFYIIAAQSLAVFLFTFTRTAITAYTLMALMVSIAMTFSGMAVPELSMPWPAQLISNLEPLTHALYAMFDLFLREVPAMPVAEVCAVLLIYPVVISLLVRKRLPARLRDQEAMV
- a CDS encoding alpha/beta hydrolase, with the protein product MKKSLAALSIYSCLLAAPLAGAADLSYLFMPAALSGQNPSMLVMMHGYGANEQDFNDFPVIVPGNMLVVSLRAPLPVAGDSYQWYRSNGSEQQEVDDVAQSDDEVVKTITTLQHQYHISASHTYLGGFSQGAVMTYAVALTHPQLFHGVAVFSGRLPAGFDPSAVPLAAAKQLQVFVGHGEADQRIPLKKAQQAVKQLTAFTPSVTFKTYPGMGHTISLDEIRDFRQWLFHEETP
- the nlpA gene encoding lipoprotein NlpA — its product is MKLLFPALLILSGCLLAGCDKSSEDSHHIKVGVINGAEQDVAEVAKQVALKKYGLHVELVGFSGSLLPNEPTAHKELDANVFQHRPFLEQDNKARGYHLVAVANTFVFPMAGYSRKIHQVSELKNGDTIAIPNDPTNLGRALLLLQKEKLVTLREGTGLLPTLPDITSNPLNLNIIAMEGAQLPRVLDDPKVTVAIISTTYIQQTGLSPTRDGIFIEDKNSPYVNIIVTREDNKDAENVKTFIKAYQSPEVAAAADVIFNGGAIKSW
- the yqfB gene encoding N(4)-acetylcytidine aminohydrolase; the encoded protein is MSTDITFYRHFAPDILAGKKTITLRDEKESGFRQGQRLRAGYEDNGEYFATLEVLSVTPVRQSELTTEHARQENMTEQQLRQVIAKIYPGVEQLYTIHFRVC